A region of Oncorhynchus kisutch isolate 150728-3 linkage group LG29, Okis_V2, whole genome shotgun sequence DNA encodes the following proteins:
- the LOC109874330 gene encoding zinc finger protein 271-like, translating to MSKLQVLSVFINERLTAAAVDIFGSAEKTLAEYRERLTTAAVEICVVVEKTVAEVQGENDRLRGLLLDHFGADPKQVTFPEEEVPPNQQPHCEQEWSPSLRQEDPEPTQITEELRTSQEEEQLQRLRSATTEVIQLIFIPPCVESDCDQDSKRDSLPTNATEQTQSDEEHYSIRVSEPTSDSHTLSVLHQDCSATPSEIIVSIDEEESEELPSGSKRTRDKKGQSSQVCTEAKTTNEQRAPLKCHTSKRRYKCPVCSKLFKAPVSLKVHQRIHKAEKRHTCPFCGKGFKSLNGLQRHKKVHTGEKDPLWCSLCSESFLCTASLKDHQRIHTGEKTHLCKECGKSFSVKTDFNKHMSTTHPDAKPYNCPVCKECFNTPGSLKIHGKTHGANPCICPVCNKCFKRPRYLKEHQQKFHGSEKPYTCAVCSKTFYNVSHYKVHQRNHTGEKPFKCPVCIKSFTSSGLLKIHQVIHTGEKPHKCKECDKCFYRKGHLVKHMRTHTGEKPYGCRECEKCFTQRSSLKDHMRIHTGEKPFCCTECEKRFTQRATLNVHMKIHTGEKPYQCKECDKSFSQKHELRKHMRIHTGEKSYKCPLCEKCFKSLGGLKQHELNHSGEKPTYLCSDCGKSFRTMSYLRVHMKTHTESEPGSRTESEPGSRTESEPGSRTESEPGSRTESEPGSRTESEPGSHKKRRLHMCPVCGKGFAYPNVLKIHQRIHTGEKPHQCHVCNKRFIQKCDLTRHMRTHTGEKRRESQSEKQLYLCSDCGKCFREKRYLRKHMRIHTERESGNKTERELHKCPVCGKGCTSLSYLKDHQGIHTGEKPYLCTVCGKSFTWKGVLREHMKTHTGEKSHQCHVCCKRFIYSRKLSLHMMTHTGEKPFKCSVCVKGFTSSGDLTRHKRIHTGEKPYRCNDCNKCFSQISSLKSHMKNIH from the exons ATGTCTAAACTACAGGTGTTGAGTGTGTTTATTAACGAGCGGCTAACAGCAGCGGCTGTGGATATATTTGGTTCTGCGGAGAAGACGTTAGCAGAGTACCGGGAGCGGCTGACAACAGCGGCGGTGGAAATATGTGTTGTGGTAGAAAAGACGGTAGCAGAGGTTCAGGGAGAGAACGACCGTCTACGGGGGCTTCTTCTGGATCATTTCGGAGCAG ACCCCAAGCAGGTAACTTTCCCTGAAGAGGAGGTTCCCCCTAACCAGCAGCCGCACTGTGAGCAGGAGTGGAGCCCCAGTCTGAGGCAGGAGGACCCAGAGCCCACCCAGATTACAGAGGAACTCCGGACcagtcaggaggaagagcagcttcaaAGACTTAGGTCTGCTACCACAGAGGTCATACAGTTGATATTTATTCCTCCCTGTGTGGAAAGTGACTGTGATCAGGACAGCAAAAGGGACTCTCTACCCACCAATGCAACTGAACAGACCCAATCAGATGAAGAGCACTACAGTATCagagtatcagaaccaaccagtgACTCTCACACGCTCTCTGTACTACATCAAGACTGTTCTGCAACTCCAAGTGAAATCATTGTAAGTattgatgaggaggagagtgaagaacTACCGTCAGGGTCAAAGAGAACCCGGGACAAGAAAGGACAAAGCTCTCAAGTCTGCACTGAGGCCAAGACAACCAACGAGCAGAGGGCACCATTGAAGTGTCACACAAGCAAGAGGCGATACAAGTGTCCTGTGTGCAGTAAACTGTTTAAGGCACCAGTCAGTTTAAAAGTACATCAGAGAATTCACAAAGCAGAGAAACGACACACATGTCCTTTCTGTGGAAAAGGCTTTAAATCACTAAATGGTCTACAACGACACAAAAAagttcacacaggggagaaagaCCCATTGTGGTGTTCTTTGTGCAGTGAATCCTTTCTTTGCACAGCTTCTTTAAAAGATCATCAGCGAATTCACACAGGTGAAAAAACACATCTgtgcaaagaatgtggcaaatCCTTCAGTGTCAAGACTGACTTCAACAAGCATATGAGCACTACTCACCCAGATGCAAAACCGTACAATTGTCCAGTGTGCAAGGAATGTTTCAACACACCAGGCTCTCTGAAAATACATGGGAAAACTCATGGAGCGAATCCATGCATCTGTCCTGTGTGTAATAAATGCTTTAAGAGGCCACGCTACCTAAAGGAACACCAACAGAAGTTTCATGGTAGTGAGAAACCATACACGTGTGCGGTGTGCAGTAAAACCTTTTATAATGTAAGCCATTATAAAGTACATCAGAGAaatcacacaggggagaaacccttcaaGTGTCCTGTGTGTATTAAAAGCTTTACTAGCTCAGGCCTGTTAAAAATACATCAGGTAATTCATACAGGTGAGAAACCACATAAGTGCAAAGAATGTGACAAATGCTTCTACCGCAAGGGACATCTGGTCAAGCATATGAggactcacacaggggagaaaccataTGGTTGCCGTGAATGTGAGAAATGCTTCACTCAAAGGTCATCATTAAAAGACCATATGAggattcacacaggggagaaaccgttTTGTTGCACTGAATGTGAGAAACGCTTCACTCAAAGGGCAACATTAAACGTGCATATGAagattcacacaggggagaaaccataTCAGTGTAAAGAATGTGACAAATCTTTCAGTCAAAAACATGAACTGAGAAAGCATATGagaattcacacaggggagaaatcatATAAGTGCCCTCTTTGTGAAAAATGCTTTAAATCATTGGGTGGTCTGAAACAACACGAGCTGAATCACTCTGGAGAGAAACCAACATATCTCTGCAGCGATTGTGGCAAAAGCTTCCGAACGATGAGCTACCTGAGGGTTCATATGAAGACTCACACAGAGAGCGAACCGGGGAGTCGGACAGAGAGCGAACCGGGGAGTCGGACAGAGAGCGAACCGGGGAGCCGGACAGAGAGCGAACCGGGGAGCCGGACAGAGAGCGAACCGGGGAGTCGGACAGAGAGCGAACCGGGGAGTCACAAAAAGAGAAGACTGCATATGTGTCCTGTATGTGGGAAAGGCTTTGCATATCCAAATGTCCTAAAAATCCACCAGCGAATTCACACTGGGGAGAAACCACATCAATGTCATGTTTGCAACAAAAGATTCATTCAGAAATGTGATCTGACTAGACATatgaggacacacacaggggagaaaaggagagaaagtcAATCAGAGAAACAGTTGTATCTTTGCAGTGATTGTGGCAAGTGCTTCCGGGAGAAACGTTATCTGAGAAAGCATATGAGaattcacacagagagagagtcgggAAATAAAACCGAGCGAGAGCTGCATAAGTGTCCTGTTTGTGGAAAAGGCTGTACGTCACTGAGTTATCTCAAAGACCACCAGGGAATTCACACCGGAGAGAAACCGTATCTGTGCACTGTTTGTGGCAAAAGCTTCACTTGGAAGGGAGTCCTTAGAGAACACATGAagactcacacaggggagaaatcacATCAGTGCCATGTCTGCTGCAAAAGGTTCATTTATAGCAGAAAACTGTCACTTCATATGAtgactcacacaggggagaagccattTAAGTGTTCTGTATGTGTGAAAGGTTTTACATCATCGGGTGATCTGACACGCCACAAGCGaattcacactggagagaaaccgtaTCGCTGCAACGATTGCAACAAATGCTTTAGTCAGATAAGTTCCCTTAAATCACACATGAAGAATATTCACTAA